A single Cyprinus carpio isolate SPL01 chromosome A6, ASM1834038v1, whole genome shotgun sequence DNA region contains:
- the LOC109091577 gene encoding negative elongation factor D isoform X2, producing the protein MFTMNSKEDGYADAEADGKVQEDCLQKFSSRDYIMEPTVFNTLKTYFQAGGSPEHVIQLLSENYSAVAQTVNLLAEWLIQMGVEPAQVQERVENHLKSLLIKHFDPQKADSIFTVEGETPAWLEQMIAHTTWRDLFYKLAEAHPDCLMLNFTVKLISDAGYQGEITSVSTACQQLEVFSRVLRTSLATLLDGGEQNLEKNLPEFAKMVCHGEHTYLFAQAMMSILAQEEQGGSAMRRIGQEVQKYAHERGHDASQITLALGTAAAYPRACQALGAMLSKGALNPADITVLFKMFSSMDPPPVELIRVPAFLDLFMQSLFKPGAKINQEHKHKYIHILAYAASVVETWKKNKRVNINKDELKSTSKAIETVHNLCCNENKGATELVAELSTLYQCIRFPVVAMGVLKWVDWTVSEPRYFQLQTDHTPVHLALLDEISTCHQLLHPQVLQLLIKLFETEHSQLDVMEQLELKKTLLDRMVHLLSRGYVLPVVGYIRKCLEKLNTDISLIRYFVTEVLDVITPPYTSDFVQLFLPILENDSIAGTIRTEGEHDPVAEFIAHCKSNFIMMN; encoded by the exons ATGTTTACCATGAACTCCAAg GAGGATGGATACGCGGATGCTGAGGCTGATGGCAAAGTTCAGGAGGACTGTCTGCAGAAATTCTCCAGCAGAGACTATATCATGGAGCCCACCGTGTTTAACACCCTGAAAAC GTATTTCCAGGCAGGTGGGTCACCTGAGCATGTCATCCAGCTGCTCTCAGAGAACTACTCTGCTGTTGCACAGACGGTCAATCTTCTGGCGGAGTGGCTCATTCAGATGG GTGTGGAGCCCGCGCAGGTGCAGGAGCGTGTAGAGAATCATTTAAAGAGTCTCTTGATCAAACACTTTGACCCTCAGAAAGCAGATTCTATTTTCACTGTCGAGGGAGag ACACCAGCATGGCTGGAGCAGATGATAGCACACACAACATGGAGAGATCTGTTCTACAAACTGGCTGAGGCACATCCAGACTGCCTGATGCTCAACTTCACtgtcaag TTGATTTCAGATGCAGGATACCAAGGAGAGATCACAAGTGTGTCCACAGCCTGTCAACAGTTGGAGGTTTTCTCCAGAGTCCTACGAACCTCTCTCGCCACACTCCTGGATGGAGGAGAACAGAATCTGGAGAAAAATCTGCCTGAATTTGCT AAGATGGTGTGTCACGGTGAGCACACGTACCTGTTCGCTCAGGCCATGATGTCCATCCTCGCTCAGGAGGAGCAGGGCGGCTCAGCAATGCGGCGAATTGGACAGGAAGTACAGAAATACGCCCATGAGAG GGGACATGATGCCAGTCAGATCACATTAGCGCTGGGCACAGCTGCTGCATATCCACGCGCATGCCAGGCTCTTGGTGCCATGCTGTCCAAAGGGGCTCTGAACCCAGCAGACATCACAGTCCTGTTCAAGATGTTCAGTAGCATGGATCCACCTCCTGTAGAGCTG ATAAGAGTTCCTGCCTTTTTGGATCTGTTCATGCAGTCACTATTTAAACCCGGAGCTAAAATCAACCAGGAACACAAGCACAAATACATCCACATCTTAGCTTATGCTGCTAGTGTTGTGGAAACATGGAAAAAA AACAAGCGTgtgaatataaataaagatgagcTGAAGTCGACCTCAAAGGCCATTGAGACTGTTCATAATCTCTGCTGCAATGAAAACAAGGGAGCTACTGAGCTAGTAGCAGAACTCAGCACATTATACCAGTGCATAAG GTTTCCAGTGGTAGCGATGGGAGTGTTGAAGTGGGTCGACTGGACAGTGTCTGAGCCTCGTTACTTCCAGCTACAGACGGACCACACTCCTGTCCATCTAGCACTGCTGGATGAG ATCAGCACATGCCATCAGCTTCTCCATCCTCAGGTGTTACAGTTGCTCATCAAACTGTTCGAGACCGAGCACTCGCAGCTTGATGTCATGGAGCAG CTGGAGCTCAAGAAGACCTTACTGGACCGTATGGTTCACCTATTGAGTCGAGGTTATGTTCTTCCAGTGGTCGGCTACATCCGTAAATGTCTTGAGAAGCTCAACACAGATATTTCACTCATCAGATACTTTGTTACAGAG GTTCTAGATGTGATAACCCCTCCATATACCTCAGACTTTGTCCAGCTGTTTTTGCCCATCCTAGAAAATGACAGCATAGCAGGAACAATCCGCACTGAGGGGGAACATGACCCAGTAGCTGAGTTCattg CTCACTGCAAATCCAACTTCATTATGATGAACTAA
- the LOC109091577 gene encoding negative elongation factor D isoform X1, producing the protein MDEEYYSSVGEWEGQDGHMEDGYADAEADGKVQEDCLQKFSSRDYIMEPTVFNTLKTYFQAGGSPEHVIQLLSENYSAVAQTVNLLAEWLIQMGVEPAQVQERVENHLKSLLIKHFDPQKADSIFTVEGETPAWLEQMIAHTTWRDLFYKLAEAHPDCLMLNFTVKLISDAGYQGEITSVSTACQQLEVFSRVLRTSLATLLDGGEQNLEKNLPEFAKMVCHGEHTYLFAQAMMSILAQEEQGGSAMRRIGQEVQKYAHERGHDASQITLALGTAAAYPRACQALGAMLSKGALNPADITVLFKMFSSMDPPPVELIRVPAFLDLFMQSLFKPGAKINQEHKHKYIHILAYAASVVETWKKNKRVNINKDELKSTSKAIETVHNLCCNENKGATELVAELSTLYQCIRFPVVAMGVLKWVDWTVSEPRYFQLQTDHTPVHLALLDEISTCHQLLHPQVLQLLIKLFETEHSQLDVMEQLELKKTLLDRMVHLLSRGYVLPVVGYIRKCLEKLNTDISLIRYFVTEVLDVITPPYTSDFVQLFLPILENDSIAGTIRTEGEHDPVAEFIAHCKSNFIMMN; encoded by the exons ATGGACGAAGAATACTACAGCAGTGTTGGAGAATGGGAGGGACAAGACGGCCACATG GAGGATGGATACGCGGATGCTGAGGCTGATGGCAAAGTTCAGGAGGACTGTCTGCAGAAATTCTCCAGCAGAGACTATATCATGGAGCCCACCGTGTTTAACACCCTGAAAAC GTATTTCCAGGCAGGTGGGTCACCTGAGCATGTCATCCAGCTGCTCTCAGAGAACTACTCTGCTGTTGCACAGACGGTCAATCTTCTGGCGGAGTGGCTCATTCAGATGG GTGTGGAGCCCGCGCAGGTGCAGGAGCGTGTAGAGAATCATTTAAAGAGTCTCTTGATCAAACACTTTGACCCTCAGAAAGCAGATTCTATTTTCACTGTCGAGGGAGag ACACCAGCATGGCTGGAGCAGATGATAGCACACACAACATGGAGAGATCTGTTCTACAAACTGGCTGAGGCACATCCAGACTGCCTGATGCTCAACTTCACtgtcaag TTGATTTCAGATGCAGGATACCAAGGAGAGATCACAAGTGTGTCCACAGCCTGTCAACAGTTGGAGGTTTTCTCCAGAGTCCTACGAACCTCTCTCGCCACACTCCTGGATGGAGGAGAACAGAATCTGGAGAAAAATCTGCCTGAATTTGCT AAGATGGTGTGTCACGGTGAGCACACGTACCTGTTCGCTCAGGCCATGATGTCCATCCTCGCTCAGGAGGAGCAGGGCGGCTCAGCAATGCGGCGAATTGGACAGGAAGTACAGAAATACGCCCATGAGAG GGGACATGATGCCAGTCAGATCACATTAGCGCTGGGCACAGCTGCTGCATATCCACGCGCATGCCAGGCTCTTGGTGCCATGCTGTCCAAAGGGGCTCTGAACCCAGCAGACATCACAGTCCTGTTCAAGATGTTCAGTAGCATGGATCCACCTCCTGTAGAGCTG ATAAGAGTTCCTGCCTTTTTGGATCTGTTCATGCAGTCACTATTTAAACCCGGAGCTAAAATCAACCAGGAACACAAGCACAAATACATCCACATCTTAGCTTATGCTGCTAGTGTTGTGGAAACATGGAAAAAA AACAAGCGTgtgaatataaataaagatgagcTGAAGTCGACCTCAAAGGCCATTGAGACTGTTCATAATCTCTGCTGCAATGAAAACAAGGGAGCTACTGAGCTAGTAGCAGAACTCAGCACATTATACCAGTGCATAAG GTTTCCAGTGGTAGCGATGGGAGTGTTGAAGTGGGTCGACTGGACAGTGTCTGAGCCTCGTTACTTCCAGCTACAGACGGACCACACTCCTGTCCATCTAGCACTGCTGGATGAG ATCAGCACATGCCATCAGCTTCTCCATCCTCAGGTGTTACAGTTGCTCATCAAACTGTTCGAGACCGAGCACTCGCAGCTTGATGTCATGGAGCAG CTGGAGCTCAAGAAGACCTTACTGGACCGTATGGTTCACCTATTGAGTCGAGGTTATGTTCTTCCAGTGGTCGGCTACATCCGTAAATGTCTTGAGAAGCTCAACACAGATATTTCACTCATCAGATACTTTGTTACAGAG GTTCTAGATGTGATAACCCCTCCATATACCTCAGACTTTGTCCAGCTGTTTTTGCCCATCCTAGAAAATGACAGCATAGCAGGAACAATCCGCACTGAGGGGGAACATGACCCAGTAGCTGAGTTCattg CTCACTGCAAATCCAACTTCATTATGATGAACTAA